The following are from one region of the Qipengyuania flava genome:
- the thiD gene encoding bifunctional hydroxymethylpyrimidine kinase/phosphomethylpyrimidine kinase codes for MSEATPPPPRILSIAGSDSSGGAGIQADIKTITMLGGYAMTAITAVTAQNTRGVQGVEALPPQFVLDQVESCLSDIGADAIKIGMLGSSETARLLAERLDSFAGPIVFDPVMVATSGSALADSETIAGFAALMDIATVVTPNLPELEALTGRSGLAEEDVFDAAKQLADTHGAQILAKGGHAEGDDQVIDRIVSPTGKLASFAHARIDTRHTHGTGCTLSAALATMLGYRQPTTNAIRIARAFTYAAIENAPGFGEGSGPLGHQAVRKLEPPEED; via the coding sequence ATGAGCGAGGCGACGCCCCCTCCCCCGCGCATCCTGTCCATCGCCGGGTCCGACAGTTCGGGCGGGGCCGGTATCCAGGCGGACATCAAGACGATCACCATGCTGGGCGGCTATGCCATGACGGCGATCACCGCTGTCACAGCCCAGAACACGCGCGGCGTCCAGGGCGTCGAGGCGCTGCCACCGCAATTCGTGCTCGACCAGGTGGAAAGCTGCCTATCCGACATCGGCGCCGACGCGATCAAGATCGGCATGCTCGGCTCCAGCGAGACGGCACGGCTCCTGGCCGAGCGGCTCGACAGCTTTGCCGGCCCGATCGTCTTCGATCCGGTCATGGTCGCGACCAGCGGTTCCGCCCTCGCCGATAGTGAGACCATCGCCGGGTTCGCAGCGCTGATGGATATCGCCACGGTGGTGACGCCGAACCTTCCCGAACTGGAGGCGCTGACCGGTCGCAGCGGACTTGCCGAAGAAGACGTGTTCGATGCGGCAAAACAGCTCGCCGACACCCATGGCGCGCAGATTCTGGCGAAAGGCGGGCACGCTGAGGGCGATGATCAGGTGATCGACCGGATCGTTTCACCCACCGGCAAGCTGGCCAGCTTCGCCCATGCCCGGATCGACACGCGGCACACGCATGGGACCGGCTGCACCCTGTCGGCAGCGCTGGCGACCATGCTCGGCTACCGCCAGCCCACCACCAACGCGATCCGGATTGCCCGCGCGTTCACCTATGCCGCGATCGAGAACGCTCCAGGCTTCGGCGAAGGCTCCGGCCCGCTAGGCCACCAGGCCGTCCGCAAGCTGGAGCCTCCCGAAGAGGACTAG
- a CDS encoding superoxide dismutase, whose amino-acid sequence MAFELIDLPYDDTALEPAVSAKTLSFHHGKHHKAYIDKTNAAIEGGDLADKSLEDVIAAARGSNQGLFNNSAQSWNHGFYWHSMAAEETAASDELKSMIDEAFGSVDGLKEKLAERGAGHFASGWVWLAVKDGKLSIEETHDGDTLADQDGVNPLLVIDLWEHAYYLDHQNARPAYLDAVNGKLNWSFASDNLARGTTWQYPA is encoded by the coding sequence ATGGCTTTTGAGCTGATCGACCTGCCTTACGACGACACCGCGCTGGAACCGGCCGTGTCGGCCAAGACGCTGTCGTTCCACCACGGCAAGCACCACAAGGCCTATATCGACAAGACCAACGCGGCGATCGAAGGCGGCGACCTTGCGGACAAGAGCCTGGAAGACGTGATCGCAGCCGCGCGCGGCAGCAACCAGGGCCTGTTCAACAACTCGGCCCAGAGCTGGAACCACGGTTTCTACTGGCACTCGATGGCGGCTGAGGAAACCGCTGCCTCGGACGAGTTGAAGAGCATGATCGACGAAGCCTTCGGCTCGGTCGACGGCCTGAAGGAAAAGCTGGCTGAGCGCGGCGCCGGCCACTTCGCCAGCGGCTGGGTCTGGCTTGCGGTCAAGGACGGCAAGCTCTCGATCGAGGAAACGCATGATGGCGACACGCTGGCCGACCAGGACGGGGTGAACCCGCTCCTCGTGATCGACCTGTGGGAGCACGCCTACTACCTCGACCACCAGAACGCGCGTCCGGCCTATCTCGATGCCGTCAATGGCAAGCTCAACTGGAGCTTTGCGAGCGACAACCTCGCGCGCGGCACGACCTGGCAGTACCCCGCCTAA
- a CDS encoding LOG family protein — MTEEEKQRRGIQDRKFYAAQQEAQFEKKGLEVHTPQTAHPSYKLAFQDKDFLLREELRPVRFQLELLKPEMVLDEAGVGSTLVMYGSARIPPPEAAETALEGAKDLPEDERKVVESLVAKSKYYTEAMKLAKMATEKSIIQNGKRQFVVCSGGGPSIMEAANRGASEAGGESIGLNIILPHEQAPNQYVTPYLSLNFHYFALRKMHFLLRARAVAVFPGGFGTFDEFFELLTLIQTGKMKPIPILLFGKDFWTRVVDFEAIAEEGTISKKDLDLFRWCETADEAWEYLCDFYDLGC; from the coding sequence ATGACAGAAGAAGAAAAGCAACGTCGCGGTATTCAGGACCGCAAATTTTACGCCGCCCAGCAAGAGGCCCAGTTCGAAAAGAAGGGTCTGGAGGTTCACACCCCGCAGACGGCGCATCCCTCTTACAAGCTCGCGTTCCAGGATAAGGATTTCCTGTTGCGCGAGGAACTGCGCCCGGTGCGCTTCCAGCTGGAGCTGCTGAAGCCCGAAATGGTGCTCGACGAGGCCGGCGTGGGCTCCACGCTGGTGATGTACGGCAGCGCCCGCATTCCTCCGCCCGAAGCGGCCGAGACCGCGCTGGAAGGCGCCAAGGACCTGCCCGAGGACGAGCGCAAGGTGGTCGAGAGCCTGGTCGCCAAGAGCAAGTATTACACCGAGGCGATGAAGCTTGCGAAGATGGCGACCGAAAAGTCGATCATCCAGAACGGTAAGCGCCAGTTCGTCGTCTGCTCTGGCGGCGGCCCGTCGATCATGGAAGCGGCCAACCGCGGCGCCAGCGAGGCGGGGGGCGAAAGCATCGGCCTCAACATTATCTTGCCGCACGAGCAGGCGCCCAACCAGTATGTGACGCCCTATCTGTCGCTCAACTTCCACTATTTCGCGCTGCGCAAGATGCACTTCCTGCTGCGCGCACGGGCCGTGGCAGTGTTCCCGGGCGGGTTCGGCACGTTCGATGAATTCTTCGAACTGCTCACACTGATCCAGACCGGCAAGATGAAACCGATCCCGATCCTGCTTTTCGGCAAGGATTTCTGGACGCGTGTCGTCGATTTCGAAGCGATCGCCGAAGAAGGCACGATCTCGAAGAAGGATCTCGACCTGTTCCGCTGGTGCGAAACCGCGGACGAGGCGTGGGAGTACCTTTGCGATTTCTACGATCTGGGCTGCTAG
- a CDS encoding response regulator gives MSLGDQIARNLPYLRRYARALTGSQATGDAFVRATLEAALADAELKQSLEGGRVPLYRAFNKVWSSAYLDVPETVGGDGHEGAAQERLKSVTPLNRQALLLTTLEDFSPDQAAEIMDVSAEDIERLAQEAVSEIDRESATSVLIIEDEPLISMQLEDLVTSLGHEVCGTAATRTQAQEVVAEKTPGLVLADIQLADGSSGLDAVDDILAISSVPVIFITAYPERLLTGDRPEPTYLVTKPFQEQTVRAAISQALFFGSSRPLG, from the coding sequence ATGTCACTTGGTGATCAAATTGCACGCAACCTGCCCTATCTGCGCCGCTATGCGCGCGCGCTAACCGGTTCGCAGGCTACGGGCGATGCGTTCGTTCGCGCCACACTCGAAGCGGCCCTTGCGGACGCAGAGCTCAAGCAATCGCTCGAAGGCGGCCGCGTCCCGCTCTACCGCGCGTTCAACAAAGTCTGGTCGAGCGCCTATCTCGATGTTCCCGAAACGGTTGGCGGTGACGGTCACGAAGGCGCCGCGCAGGAACGGCTGAAGTCGGTAACTCCGCTGAACCGTCAGGCGCTGCTGCTGACGACCCTGGAAGATTTCTCGCCTGACCAGGCGGCCGAAATCATGGATGTCAGCGCCGAGGATATCGAGCGCCTGGCGCAGGAAGCGGTGAGCGAGATCGATCGCGAATCCGCCACCAGCGTCCTCATTATCGAAGACGAGCCGCTGATCTCGATGCAGCTTGAAGACCTCGTGACCTCCCTCGGCCACGAAGTGTGCGGCACCGCCGCAACGCGGACCCAGGCGCAGGAAGTGGTTGCGGAAAAGACCCCCGGTCTTGTCCTTGCCGATATCCAGCTGGCCGATGGCTCCTCCGGCCTCGACGCGGTCGACGATATCCTGGCGATCAGCAGCGTCCCCGTCATTTTCATTACGGCCTATCCCGAGCGCCTCCTGACCGGCGACCGTCCTGAGCCGACCTATCTGGTCACCAAGCCGTTCCAGGAACAGACTGTGCGGGCAGCGATCAGCCAGGCGCTGTTCTTCGGGTCGAGCCGCCCGCTCGGCTAA
- a CDS encoding DUF1272 domain-containing protein → MALDMRPDCERCGTDLPAENTGAFICSFECTFCAECADALDDICPNCGGELMDRPTRATKLHEKFPPSTERKFKG, encoded by the coding sequence ATGGCCTTGGACATGCGCCCCGATTGCGAGCGCTGCGGCACCGACTTGCCGGCCGAGAACACCGGCGCCTTCATCTGCAGCTTCGAATGCACTTTCTGCGCCGAATGCGCCGATGCGCTGGACGACATCTGCCCCAATTGCGGCGGCGAGCTGATGGACCGCCCGACGCGGGCAACGAAGCTGCACGAAAAATTCCCGCCCAGCACCGAGCGCAAGTTCAAGGGATGA
- a CDS encoding sigma-70 family RNA polymerase sigma factor, giving the protein MAGEKRTASEKADFKRELTEVVPHLRAFARGLCGRADMADDLVQETLLKAWAAQERFQPGTSMRAWTFVILRNAYLTDMRRNRFRGEYDETVAERVLTAPAGQEEPIHLSDMHRALLTLPPERREALLLVGAGGFSYEEAATICDCAVGTIKSRVGRARAALNAMLAEGNIPKRSIDDDAAHRAILEELDDVAAGQGASRA; this is encoded by the coding sequence ATGGCTGGCGAGAAGCGGACGGCTTCCGAAAAAGCCGATTTCAAGCGCGAACTGACTGAAGTGGTGCCGCACCTGCGCGCCTTTGCACGCGGTTTGTGCGGGCGCGCCGACATGGCGGACGACCTGGTGCAGGAAACCCTGCTCAAGGCCTGGGCCGCGCAGGAACGATTCCAGCCGGGCACCAGCATGCGCGCATGGACCTTCGTCATCCTGCGCAACGCCTATCTCACCGACATGCGGCGCAACCGCTTCCGCGGCGAGTATGACGAGACTGTTGCCGAACGCGTGCTGACGGCTCCGGCCGGCCAGGAGGAACCAATCCACCTGTCCGACATGCACCGGGCCCTCCTCACCCTTCCGCCCGAGCGGCGCGAGGCGCTGTTGTTGGTTGGTGCAGGCGGGTTCTCTTACGAAGAGGCCGCCACGATCTGCGATTGCGCGGTGGGCACGATCAAGAGCCGCGTGGGCCGCGCCCGTGCAGCGCTCAACGCCATGCTTGCGGAAGGCAATATCCCCAAGCGCTCGATCGACGACGATGCCGCGCATCGTGCCATCCTGGAAGAGCTGGATGATGTCGCGGCAGGACAAGGTGCCAGCCGCGCGTAG
- a CDS encoding AI-2E family transporter, with protein MSDSEPSAQSPEAPAPTRRSRRLAFAEQELRLISSLVLLIGLGLFLALPFVLSIGSVVFLPVVTAIVLTVILSPLADKLNGWGLPNAIASITALLFFFAILLLALALILQPAIALFDDVPDMARGVMNRFSELREQFAWIATINEQLAALMSDEGTREVVLAAPSLLEQVAFATPSLVLETILTLLMAYFMIEARVRLRQRLLFGRASFGSSIKAARVIREVQDRVAAYIITVGSINALVGVVVALGAWALGVDAPIMWGGLAALLNFLPYVGPVLMIALLGLFGIGTADTIVLGLVPAIAYLVLHTIEANLITPQILGARFTMNPVMILIALSYFTWIWGFFGALLSVPILLMLTALFDHIGRPNLVGFIFGEPLFAGNLFDEQEQPEALPK; from the coding sequence ATGAGCGACAGCGAGCCATCCGCACAGAGCCCTGAAGCCCCGGCGCCCACCCGCCGGTCGCGCAGGCTTGCCTTTGCCGAGCAAGAGCTGCGGCTGATTTCCTCGCTGGTGCTCCTCATCGGGCTCGGGCTTTTCCTCGCCCTGCCCTTCGTACTCTCGATCGGGTCGGTCGTCTTCCTGCCCGTGGTCACCGCCATCGTGCTGACCGTCATCCTCTCGCCCCTGGCCGACAAGCTCAACGGCTGGGGCCTACCCAACGCGATCGCCTCTATCACCGCGCTGCTGTTCTTCTTCGCGATCTTGCTGCTGGCTCTCGCCTTGATCCTCCAGCCGGCTATCGCATTGTTCGACGATGTGCCCGACATGGCGCGCGGGGTGATGAACCGGTTCAGCGAGCTACGCGAACAGTTCGCCTGGATCGCCACAATCAACGAACAGCTTGCCGCCCTGATGAGCGACGAGGGTACGCGCGAAGTGGTGCTGGCCGCTCCGAGTCTGCTGGAACAGGTTGCTTTCGCCACGCCAAGCCTGGTGCTGGAAACCATCCTCACCCTGCTCATGGCCTATTTCATGATCGAAGCGCGCGTGCGCCTTCGGCAGCGCCTGCTGTTCGGGCGGGCGAGCTTCGGCAGCAGCATCAAGGCTGCGCGGGTTATCCGCGAAGTGCAGGACCGGGTGGCCGCATACATCATCACCGTGGGATCGATTAACGCACTGGTCGGTGTCGTGGTCGCGCTGGGTGCCTGGGCGCTCGGCGTGGACGCGCCGATCATGTGGGGCGGCCTTGCCGCGCTGCTGAACTTCCTGCCCTATGTAGGCCCCGTGCTTATGATCGCCCTGCTGGGCCTGTTCGGGATCGGCACGGCCGACACGATCGTGCTCGGCCTTGTACCGGCGATTGCCTATCTCGTGCTGCACACGATCGAGGCCAATCTCATCACGCCGCAGATCCTGGGCGCCCGCTTCACCATGAACCCGGTGATGATCCTGATCGCCCTGTCCTATTTCACTTGGATCTGGGGCTTCTTCGGCGCGCTGCTTTCGGTCCCCATCCTGCTGATGCTGACCGCCCTGTTCGACCACATAGGACGGCCAAACCTCGTCGGGTTCATCTTCGGGGAGCCGCTGTTTGCGGGCAATCTGTTCGACGAGCAGGAGCAGCCAGAGGCCCTGCCCAAATAG
- a CDS encoding N-acetyltransferase, protein MSDANVVIEAIEDKKGRAAFVDCGRAFAAREPHSVPQIRSELMELINPAKNPFFGHASHQLFLAKRGGQPVGRISAHIDHLALELPREQGFGPGAGMFGYFDAEDEAVAHALLRKAEEWLRSQGMTRSIGPISMSIWEEPGLLVKGQDHAPLIMMGHHPAVYQEWIESAGYTRAKTLLTYDLDVTYDFPPLIQRIVKSGERNERISVRQVDKSRWDDEVEVILTILNDAWSNNWGFVPFTPEEIAYAGKKLKPVIHEEINLIAELDGKPVAFMLTFPDVNGVLSRTGGKLLPFGWFHLLRWMRKPMRSDMRVPLMGVLRELHNSRLASQLAFMMISQIRATATRLYDTQRAEIGWILDDNQGMKAIADAIESEINREYAIYERSLDA, encoded by the coding sequence ATGTCCGATGCAAATGTGGTGATCGAAGCCATCGAAGACAAGAAGGGGCGCGCCGCGTTCGTCGACTGCGGCCGGGCCTTTGCCGCCCGCGAACCCCATTCCGTCCCGCAAATCCGTTCCGAGCTGATGGAGCTGATCAACCCCGCCAAGAACCCGTTCTTCGGCCACGCTTCGCACCAGCTGTTCCTTGCCAAGCGTGGCGGCCAGCCGGTGGGCCGCATCTCGGCCCATATCGACCATCTCGCGCTCGAACTGCCGCGTGAACAGGGCTTCGGCCCGGGCGCGGGCATGTTCGGCTATTTCGATGCCGAGGACGAGGCGGTCGCCCACGCACTACTCCGCAAGGCCGAAGAATGGCTGCGCAGCCAGGGCATGACGCGCTCGATCGGGCCGATTTCCATGTCGATCTGGGAAGAACCCGGCCTGCTTGTCAAAGGGCAGGATCACGCTCCGCTGATCATGATGGGCCACCACCCGGCAGTCTACCAGGAGTGGATCGAAAGCGCGGGCTACACGCGCGCAAAGACCCTGCTGACCTACGACCTAGACGTAACCTACGATTTCCCGCCGCTGATCCAGCGGATCGTGAAGTCGGGGGAGCGAAACGAGCGAATATCGGTGCGACAAGTCGACAAATCGCGGTGGGATGACGAAGTCGAAGTGATCCTGACAATCCTCAACGACGCCTGGTCGAACAATTGGGGCTTCGTGCCCTTCACGCCTGAGGAAATCGCCTACGCCGGCAAGAAGCTGAAGCCGGTGATCCACGAGGAGATCAACCTCATCGCGGAGCTCGACGGCAAGCCGGTGGCCTTCATGCTGACATTCCCCGATGTAAACGGGGTGCTTAGCCGCACGGGCGGCAAGCTGCTGCCTTTCGGCTGGTTCCACCTGCTTCGCTGGATGCGCAAGCCCATGCGCAGCGACATGCGGGTTCCGCTGATGGGCGTGCTGCGCGAACTGCACAACTCGCGCCTCGCCAGCCAGCTCGCCTTCATGATGATCAGCCAGATCCGCGCGACGGCAACGCGTCTCTACGATACCCAGCGGGCCGAGATCGGCTGGATCCTCGACGACAACCAGGGAATGAAGGCAATCGCCGACGCCATCGAGAGCGAGATCAACCGCGAATACGCGATCTACGAAAGGTCCCTCGACGCTTAG
- a CDS encoding response regulator, translated as MTQHPATTVPAALPSHVLVVEDDAILGMALEDALNEAGIAKVELSVSTEDALRHLRDERPQAIVLDVHLADRDDGWAIAELVRTLGPDSPRIIFSTGAPQDIPPHVAAMGCILEKPYSPETLVDLLRQPKRRGIISRLRGRLR; from the coding sequence ATGACGCAGCATCCCGCCACCACAGTACCCGCCGCATTGCCCAGCCACGTGCTCGTGGTCGAGGACGACGCTATCCTTGGCATGGCGCTCGAAGACGCGCTCAACGAGGCGGGAATCGCCAAGGTCGAACTTTCGGTGTCCACCGAGGACGCGCTGCGGCACCTGCGCGACGAGCGCCCGCAGGCGATCGTGCTGGATGTGCACCTCGCGGATCGGGATGACGGCTGGGCGATTGCCGAACTTGTCCGCACGCTTGGTCCGGACAGCCCGCGGATAATTTTCTCGACTGGCGCGCCCCAGGATATCCCTCCGCACGTCGCGGCCATGGGATGCATCCTGGAAAAGCCCTATTCGCCCGAGACGCTCGTCGACCTGCTGCGCCAGCCCAAGCGGCGCGGCATTATCTCGCGCCTTCGCGGCCGACTCCGCTAA
- a CDS encoding NepR family anti-sigma factor, whose protein sequence is MTTETSKTPSGKPAKGEQGKDPDWANGLKRLYDSVVEEPLPDSFQDLLDQLDAKD, encoded by the coding sequence ATGACGACCGAAACGTCGAAAACACCGTCCGGCAAACCCGCCAAGGGTGAGCAGGGCAAGGACCCTGATTGGGCAAACGGCCTCAAGCGGCTCTACGATTCCGTCGTGGAAGAGCCGCTGCCGGACAGCTTTCAGGACCTCCTCGATCAGCTGGACGCCAAAGACTGA
- the glmM gene encoding phosphoglucosamine mutase — translation MARKFFGTDGIRGRTNEGVMTAATAMRVGQAAGTHFLRGGHRHRVVIGKDTRLSGYMMESALVAGFTSVGMDVIMTGPLPTPAIALLTREMRADLGVMISASHNPFEDNGIKLFGPDGYKLSDEAEASIERLLEQEPLLVQPERIGRARRIEDARGRYIHAVKQSVAADIRFDGLKVVVDCANGAAYQVAPSAIWELGAEVIAMGVSPNGTNINKDVGSTSLDAIKARVVKEGADIGIALDGDADRLIVIDEKGETVDGDQIMGLIASRLKARGDLKGDGVVATVMSNLGLERYLQGIGLTLERTKVGDRYVLERMKEGGFNVGGEQSGHMILTDHGTTGDGTVAALRVLASLVRSGKPASELLHVFDPVPQLLKNVRYSGGAPLENETVKSVIAEAEKELEGKGRLVIRPSGTEPVIRVMAEGDDAQQVETVVDRICDAVKAAA, via the coding sequence ATGGCTCGCAAGTTCTTCGGCACCGACGGCATTCGCGGCCGCACGAACGAAGGCGTGATGACCGCCGCCACCGCCATGCGGGTCGGCCAGGCGGCCGGGACGCACTTCCTGCGCGGCGGCCACCGGCACCGGGTGGTGATCGGCAAGGACACGCGCCTGTCGGGCTACATGATGGAAAGCGCGCTGGTCGCAGGCTTTACCAGCGTGGGCATGGACGTCATCATGACCGGCCCGCTGCCGACACCGGCGATTGCCCTCCTCACCCGCGAGATGCGCGCCGATCTCGGCGTGATGATTTCCGCCAGCCACAACCCGTTCGAGGATAACGGCATCAAGCTGTTCGGACCCGACGGCTACAAGCTGTCCGACGAAGCCGAAGCCTCGATCGAGCGCCTGCTTGAACAGGAACCGCTGCTGGTCCAGCCCGAACGCATCGGCCGCGCGCGCCGGATCGAGGACGCCCGCGGGCGCTACATCCACGCGGTCAAGCAATCGGTGGCGGCCGATATCCGTTTCGACGGATTGAAGGTGGTGGTCGATTGCGCCAACGGTGCGGCCTACCAGGTCGCCCCCAGCGCGATCTGGGAATTGGGCGCGGAAGTGATCGCCATGGGCGTTTCGCCCAATGGCACCAACATCAACAAGGATGTCGGCTCGACCTCCCTCGATGCGATCAAGGCGCGCGTGGTCAAGGAAGGTGCCGATATCGGCATCGCATTGGACGGGGATGCGGACCGGCTCATCGTGATCGACGAGAAAGGCGAGACGGTCGATGGCGACCAGATCATGGGTCTCATTGCCAGCCGCCTGAAAGCCCGCGGCGATCTGAAGGGCGACGGTGTGGTCGCCACGGTCATGTCGAACCTCGGCCTTGAACGCTACCTGCAGGGCATCGGCCTAACGCTCGAACGCACCAAGGTCGGCGATCGCTATGTGCTGGAACGCATGAAGGAAGGCGGCTTCAACGTGGGCGGCGAACAGTCGGGTCACATGATCCTGACCGACCATGGTACAACTGGCGACGGCACGGTGGCGGCGCTGCGCGTGCTTGCCAGCCTGGTGCGCTCGGGCAAGCCAGCGAGCGAGCTGCTGCATGTCTTCGATCCCGTCCCCCAGCTGCTCAAGAACGTGCGCTATTCCGGAGGCGCCCCGCTGGAAAACGAGACAGTGAAATCTGTCATCGCCGAGGCGGAGAAGGAGCTAGAAGGCAAAGGCCGCCTCGTCATCCGCCCATCGGGTACCGAGCCGGTGATACGCGTCATGGCCGAAGGCGACGACGCGCAGCAGGTGGAAACGGTCGTTGACCGGATCTGCGACGCGGTAAAGGCGGCCGCCTGA
- a CDS encoding CHASE domain-containing protein has translation MIFLLIMAITALSVFAIERGEDQRDAADVARKANAMSSAIERRAYTSSAYLRAGAALLATQEEITASLFRRFVSELRLDADYRGAEGIGWAPVIGAGDLPTFEERLSANRMNPKRVVPAIEGAPRDMLTPILFLQPDTVRNRRALGYDMYSEPVRRDAMDTAAANDRPTASGPVVLVQEGGGDAVGFLIYMPVYEGLTSARELKGFIYSPFNTAQFLESASELVSYESVGARLLDIEDDEPTSVAASESWVDGRPVISREISLANRRMMLEVQSARDAGLSTMSMVTLLFGLAVASLLMLVSRLLTQQTLEDRRAIDWFEEQNSIRNSLTRELNHRVKNTLANVLSIVSLTRRRAGNLDEFATGLDGRIRALSATHDLLTQSEWGTTPIRSVVEVELAPYARAEDHRLELSGPHTELAPNDALSLGLALHELATNAAKYGSLSVEGGSVSVQWSQVSDALARIEWVESNGPEVVPPTRRGFGVDLIEKIVAHELRHPVELDFCADGVRCTLLVPIRKPSEFELRQKGPGARGH, from the coding sequence ATGATCTTCTTATTGATCATGGCGATAACGGCGCTGAGCGTGTTTGCGATAGAGCGGGGAGAGGACCAGCGCGATGCGGCCGATGTCGCGCGCAAGGCGAACGCCATGAGCTCTGCCATCGAACGGCGCGCTTATACGAGCTCCGCCTATCTGCGGGCGGGCGCCGCCTTGCTGGCCACCCAGGAGGAGATCACCGCCTCCCTCTTTCGCCGGTTCGTGTCGGAGCTCCGGCTCGATGCCGATTATCGCGGCGCAGAGGGAATTGGGTGGGCTCCGGTGATCGGTGCCGGTGACCTGCCAACGTTCGAAGAGCGCCTGAGCGCCAACCGCATGAACCCAAAACGCGTGGTGCCTGCAATCGAGGGCGCGCCGCGCGATATGCTGACGCCGATCCTGTTCCTCCAGCCGGACACGGTCCGCAACCGGAGGGCGCTGGGCTACGACATGTATTCCGAACCTGTCCGACGTGATGCGATGGACACGGCGGCGGCGAACGATCGGCCGACGGCCAGCGGCCCGGTCGTGCTGGTGCAGGAAGGCGGCGGCGATGCCGTGGGCTTCCTTATCTACATGCCTGTCTACGAAGGCCTGACCAGCGCGCGCGAGCTCAAGGGCTTTATCTACAGCCCGTTCAACACCGCGCAATTTCTCGAATCCGCTTCCGAGCTGGTCAGTTACGAGAGCGTGGGTGCGCGCCTGCTCGACATCGAGGACGACGAACCAACCAGCGTGGCTGCGAGCGAATCATGGGTCGACGGCCGCCCCGTGATCAGCCGTGAAATCAGCCTCGCAAACCGTCGCATGATGCTGGAGGTACAATCGGCACGGGACGCCGGCCTCTCCACCATGTCGATGGTAACGCTTTTGTTCGGACTGGCCGTGGCGAGCCTGCTGATGCTGGTTTCGCGCTTGCTGACGCAGCAGACGCTTGAAGACCGCCGGGCGATCGACTGGTTCGAGGAACAGAACTCCATCCGCAATTCGCTGACGCGGGAGCTCAACCACCGGGTCAAGAACACGCTGGCCAACGTCCTTTCCATCGTGTCGCTCACGCGCCGACGGGCCGGCAATCTCGATGAGTTTGCGACCGGGCTCGACGGCCGTATCCGCGCGCTGTCAGCCACGCATGACCTTCTGACCCAGTCCGAATGGGGCACGACTCCCATCCGGTCGGTGGTGGAGGTGGAATTGGCGCCCTACGCACGGGCCGAAGACCACCGGCTGGAGTTGTCGGGACCGCACACCGAGCTCGCGCCCAACGATGCCTTGTCGCTTGGCCTCGCCCTGCACGAGCTGGCCACCAATGCAGCGAAGTACGGCTCGCTAAGTGTCGAGGGCGGGAGCGTATCGGTCCAATGGAGCCAGGTAAGCGATGCGCTGGCGAGGATCGAATGGGTCGAAAGCAACGGCCCTGAAGTCGTCCCGCCGACCCGCAGGGGCTTCGGCGTCGACCTGATCGAGAAGATCGTGGCGCACGAGCTGCGCCATCCGGTCGAACTCGACTTCTGCGCCGACGGAGTGCGCTGCACTTTGCTCGTGCCGATCCGCAAGCCGAGCGAGTTCGAGCTCCGGCAAAAAGGGCCGGGCGCGCGGGGCCACTGA
- a CDS encoding Crp/Fnr family transcriptional regulator, with protein MHEVPNPVACPQCPLQACPGLRELEPHQLEFMQEFKDGEVLLERGETLIEEGADHTRLYTVLDGVLIRSRSLDDGRRQIVNFMFPGDLVGLQSAFDEPSSHSIEALVDARLCRFRRRDFAQLITEHPNLGYDITWLAAKEETALEGHIVSLGQRSARERVTYLAVWLLARAQSTCIAGEEQSVALPITQAQIADMLGLSLVHTNRTIRQLQREGLVEWKSREIRVPNLDAAAEYAQYDRDKEACRPFI; from the coding sequence ATGCACGAGGTTCCCAACCCGGTTGCCTGTCCCCAGTGCCCGCTTCAGGCGTGTCCGGGCCTACGCGAACTCGAGCCGCACCAGCTCGAGTTCATGCAGGAATTCAAAGATGGGGAAGTCCTGCTCGAGCGCGGCGAAACGCTGATTGAAGAAGGGGCCGATCATACGCGGCTCTACACCGTGCTCGACGGCGTCCTGATCCGTTCGCGCTCGCTCGACGATGGGCGCCGCCAGATCGTGAACTTCATGTTTCCCGGCGATCTTGTCGGCTTGCAGAGCGCTTTCGACGAGCCTTCCAGCCATTCGATCGAGGCGCTGGTGGATGCGCGCCTCTGCCGGTTCAGGCGCAGAGACTTCGCGCAGCTGATAACCGAACATCCCAACCTTGGCTACGATATCACCTGGCTGGCTGCCAAGGAGGAAACCGCGCTCGAGGGACACATCGTCTCGCTCGGCCAGCGCAGCGCGCGTGAACGGGTCACCTATCTGGCTGTGTGGCTGCTCGCGAGGGCGCAATCGACCTGCATTGCCGGTGAAGAACAATCGGTCGCCCTGCCGATTACCCAAGCCCAGATCGCCGATATGCTGGGACTTTCCCTGGTCCACACCAATCGCACGATCAGGCAGCTTCAGCGTGAAGGCTTGGTCGAGTGGAAGTCGCGGGAGATTCGCGTGCCCAATCTCGACGCTGCCGCTGAGTACGCGCAATATGATCGCGACAAAGAGGCTTGTAGGCCCTTCATTTAG